One window from the genome of Bdellovibrio sp. NC01 encodes:
- a CDS encoding GAF domain-containing sensor histidine kinase, translated as MDLEGFNTIQVLHHLYNLDQLLIGKDYIRALVQRIGEELHVKYVMVGHAIEPEQTKVESDFMWADGQFVDNVIYDLEGTPCVHVLCGTRVNCYAQGVALAFPEDKMLTNMKIESYIGAPFLHTDGGLIGLLVIMDDKPLEEYETLQTVVEFCAARIGTEYRRIAFEESLRKVKENLEQQVQDRTKEYQLAFEKLQRTQRQMISQEKLATIGRITFGIAHELKNPLNVIINSAEIIQDLIHEDMCAESIEKLALMIHEHGDRANEIITSMLKQARQESEDTTESIDVPTLIDRSLEMCLRSLSDLSFKSDLKVEKDIGSNLKTLVVNPAGIERVFINLFDNALYAMSKKYHSEKAQGYKPIIKVALEKVEKNLKITIRDNGTGIPKKFLTNLFTEFFTTKPSGEGTGLGLYIARQTLQKSDGDISINSEDGQFTEIIIFLPHQELPSPTLNPTKDIATDKKRPTTNEAMP; from the coding sequence ATGGACCTAGAAGGTTTTAACACCATTCAAGTTCTTCATCATCTTTACAACTTAGATCAGTTGCTTATCGGAAAAGATTATATCCGCGCACTTGTACAAAGAATTGGGGAAGAGTTGCACGTGAAATACGTGATGGTGGGCCATGCGATAGAACCCGAACAAACGAAAGTTGAATCCGACTTCATGTGGGCCGATGGGCAATTCGTTGATAACGTGATTTACGATCTAGAAGGAACTCCTTGCGTTCACGTTTTATGCGGCACTCGTGTGAACTGTTACGCGCAAGGGGTTGCTTTGGCATTTCCCGAAGACAAAATGTTAACGAATATGAAAATTGAATCCTACATTGGCGCTCCGTTTTTACACACGGATGGTGGGCTGATCGGATTACTTGTTATCATGGACGACAAACCCCTTGAAGAATATGAAACACTGCAAACAGTTGTAGAGTTCTGTGCTGCCAGAATTGGGACGGAATATCGTCGCATTGCTTTTGAAGAATCACTTCGCAAAGTGAAAGAAAATCTTGAACAACAAGTTCAAGATCGTACCAAAGAATATCAACTCGCCTTTGAAAAACTACAACGTACTCAACGCCAGATGATTTCCCAAGAAAAACTGGCAACCATCGGACGCATCACCTTTGGTATCGCTCATGAGCTTAAAAATCCATTAAACGTGATTATCAACTCGGCAGAGATCATTCAGGACTTAATTCACGAAGATATGTGTGCCGAGTCGATTGAAAAACTTGCGTTGATGATTCACGAACACGGTGACCGCGCGAACGAAATTATCACTTCCATGTTAAAACAAGCTCGCCAAGAATCCGAAGACACGACAGAGTCTATCGACGTCCCCACTTTGATTGATCGCTCTCTAGAAATGTGCTTGCGTTCTTTATCAGATCTATCTTTCAAATCAGATCTTAAAGTTGAAAAAGACATCGGCTCTAATTTAAAAACTTTAGTCGTAAATCCAGCCGGCATCGAGCGGGTGTTTATTAACCTTTTTGATAACGCTCTTTATGCGATGTCGAAAAAATATCATTCTGAAAAAGCTCAAGGATATAAACCGATTATTAAAGTCGCTTTGGAAAAAGTAGAAAAAAATTTGAAAATCACAATCCGTGACAATGGCACAGGAATTCCTAAAAAATTTCTTACCAACCTCTTCACCGAATTCTTTACGACCAAACCAAGCGGCGAAGGCACAGGCCTTGGACTTTATATAGCTCGCCAAACACTACAAAAAAGTGATGGCGACATCAGTATCAACAGTGAAGACGGTCAATTTACAGAGATCATCATCTTCTTGCCACACCAAGAACTTCCGTCCCCTACCTTGAACCCCACAAAAGATATTGCTACGGACAAAAAACGTCCCACAACAAATGAGGCGATGCCATGA
- a CDS encoding CoA transferase subunit A: MSSKVYKDAMSALAGVKDGMTLVVGGFGLCGIPENCISALTEIGVKNLTCVSNNAGVDDFGLGLLLQKRQIKKMISSYVGENALFEKLYMSGELEVEFCPQGTLAERIRAGGAGIPGFYTATGVGTQIAEGKEIKNFNGRDYVLERGIVGDFALVKAWKGDKFGNLIFRKTARNFNPMAATAGKITVVEVEELVEVGELDPDQIHTPGVYVQRIFQGTNYQKRIEQKTVSKG, from the coding sequence ATGAGCAGCAAAGTTTATAAAGACGCCATGTCAGCTTTGGCTGGCGTCAAAGACGGAATGACTTTGGTCGTTGGCGGATTTGGTCTTTGTGGTATTCCGGAAAACTGCATTTCTGCTTTGACTGAAATCGGCGTAAAAAATCTGACGTGCGTTTCTAACAACGCCGGCGTTGACGATTTCGGTTTGGGTTTGCTTTTGCAAAAACGCCAAATCAAAAAAATGATTTCATCATACGTTGGTGAAAACGCCTTGTTCGAAAAGTTGTACATGAGCGGTGAACTTGAAGTTGAATTCTGCCCACAAGGCACTTTGGCTGAACGCATTCGCGCTGGTGGTGCGGGAATCCCAGGATTCTACACTGCAACGGGCGTGGGTACGCAAATCGCTGAAGGCAAAGAAATCAAAAACTTCAACGGTCGCGATTATGTTCTAGAGCGCGGTATTGTTGGCGACTTCGCACTTGTGAAAGCTTGGAAAGGCGACAAGTTCGGAAATTTGATTTTCAGAAAAACAGCTCGCAACTTTAATCCGATGGCAGCAACCGCTGGTAAAATCACAGTTGTTGAAGTTGAAGAATTAGTTGAAGTTGGCGAATTAGATCCAGATCAAATTCACACTCCTGGCGTTTACGTACAACGTATCTTCCAAGGTACGAACTACCAAAAACGTATCGAACAAAAAACTGTGAGCAAGGGGTAA
- a CDS encoding Crp/Fnr family transcriptional regulator has product MADAKKIAKDHYLFREGDAPDAMYIVKSGTLAVTKTKGNTEVVLAEIQAGAMVGEMALFDNKPRSANVKATKETEVIALPYDSLNKQMDTLPVWVRAIMKNLNENLREANKKIKLLENSNPNEERFPPHIVNKYLSILNLVGNKYGKAEPNDGLSISSVLLRNYTIQIFQEATNKMQTVVNALTDLGYVTQEDRGDGSQKITNLKPQELFGFVDWYNEWLFKQEKDRLPEITEAEVKILNGILLFAKRSEPDRKGLYKVNLNDVQNESMKETGSLIKVDDVNPLIEKKYLTEKIMDTAGVYILVELPYVEPLARNWTLVNNLRKKLR; this is encoded by the coding sequence GTGGCAGACGCAAAGAAAATCGCAAAAGACCATTACTTGTTCCGTGAAGGCGACGCGCCTGATGCGATGTACATCGTAAAATCTGGAACTTTAGCTGTCACAAAAACTAAAGGTAACACCGAAGTTGTTCTTGCTGAAATTCAAGCCGGCGCAATGGTTGGCGAGATGGCCTTGTTCGACAATAAACCTCGCAGTGCCAACGTCAAAGCGACTAAAGAAACAGAAGTGATCGCTCTGCCCTATGATTCATTGAACAAACAAATGGATACGTTGCCAGTGTGGGTTCGCGCGATCATGAAAAACCTGAATGAAAATTTGCGTGAAGCCAACAAGAAGATCAAACTTCTGGAAAATTCAAATCCGAATGAAGAGCGCTTCCCGCCTCATATCGTAAATAAATATCTTTCCATTCTAAATTTGGTTGGCAACAAATACGGAAAAGCCGAGCCAAATGATGGTTTGAGCATTTCATCAGTCTTGCTTCGCAACTACACAATTCAAATCTTTCAAGAAGCCACAAACAAAATGCAAACTGTTGTGAATGCATTGACGGATCTTGGTTATGTGACTCAAGAAGATCGCGGCGATGGTTCGCAAAAAATCACGAACCTAAAACCGCAAGAATTGTTTGGCTTTGTTGATTGGTATAACGAGTGGTTGTTCAAACAAGAAAAAGATCGCTTACCAGAAATCACAGAAGCTGAAGTCAAAATCTTGAATGGCATTTTGCTATTTGCAAAACGCTCAGAGCCAGATCGTAAAGGTCTTTACAAAGTAAACTTAAACGACGTACAGAACGAATCCATGAAAGAAACTGGCAGCTTGATCAAAGTGGATGACGTGAATCCGTTGATCGAGAAAAAATATCTGACGGAAAAAATTATGGACACAGCCGGCGTGTACATTCTTGTCGAGCTACCTTACGTCGAGCCGCTTGCACGCAACTGGACGCTAGTTAACAACCTCCGTAAAAAACTCAGATAA
- a CDS encoding 3-oxoacid CoA-transferase subunit B yields the protein MPLTREQIAQRISKEVQDGYTVNLGIGIPTLVANYIPADKTVMLQSENGLLGMGPFPKESEVDPDLINAGKQTVTTVKGSSFFSSADSFAMIRGGHVDLTVLGAMEVDEQGSIANWMVPGKMVKGMGGAMDLVAGAQNVIVAMQHTDKEGNSKLRTKCTLPLTGIKCIKKIVSDFGVIEVTPQGFVLKEYAPDLTPEKVLAATEGKMTIAPDCKAMTF from the coding sequence ATGCCATTAACAAGAGAACAAATTGCTCAACGTATTTCTAAAGAAGTTCAAGATGGCTACACTGTAAACTTAGGTATCGGCATTCCAACTTTAGTTGCAAACTACATCCCTGCCGACAAAACGGTTATGTTACAGAGCGAAAACGGCCTTTTGGGCATGGGTCCCTTCCCGAAAGAATCGGAAGTCGATCCAGATCTTATCAACGCTGGCAAACAAACTGTGACAACAGTTAAAGGCTCAAGCTTCTTTTCAAGTGCTGACAGCTTTGCGATGATTCGCGGTGGTCACGTTGATTTGACTGTGCTTGGTGCGATGGAAGTTGACGAACAAGGTTCGATCGCTAACTGGATGGTTCCTGGCAAAATGGTAAAAGGTATGGGCGGCGCCATGGATCTTGTTGCTGGTGCTCAGAACGTGATCGTGGCCATGCAACACACGGACAAAGAAGGCAATTCTAAGCTTCGTACGAAATGCACTCTGCCTTTGACTGGTATTAAATGTATCAAGAAAATCGTCAGCGATTTCGGCGTGATCGAAGTAACTCCTCAAGGTTTTGTCTTGAAAGAGTACGCTCCTGATTTGACTCCAGAAAAAGTTTTAGCAGCCACTGAAGGCAAGATGACCATCGCGCCTGACTGCAAAGCTATGACGTTCTAG
- a CDS encoding DUF4097 family beta strand repeat-containing protein, giving the protein MSAMSLILAKLIIQPVFAAAFAVPVQEGDRLVLKGLEAQVQLVSIPGSNAVKVVGVDENSSAEGAYVISKKDNIIEVRMNEYDGKKAWMNILPKASSQLRKIEISGLPVPTEIHLRGGSVVAQKWSKDLKVSLTQGRVSSLNGSGNLQVYVQKGDVNVADHTGKVSADTYAGSMSIKNVQGDVDASLFTGPLSLEKVHGFCAITSQIGPAKILQGTGTLQFENGKGGLNIQGFQGRVDGQNQEGSVTVQMAMDSEVDIKSKAGRVQVQAPAGSGASVNLLTIEGDIFVPNELRVNKLSSEKSVRGRLRGEGQRGSIFVRSQDGAIIVK; this is encoded by the coding sequence ATGTCAGCGATGAGCCTCATTCTAGCAAAGCTTATTATTCAGCCTGTTTTCGCAGCGGCTTTTGCTGTGCCAGTTCAAGAAGGCGATCGTTTGGTCCTTAAAGGACTTGAAGCGCAGGTCCAGCTTGTTTCTATCCCGGGAAGTAATGCCGTGAAAGTAGTCGGTGTTGACGAGAATTCTTCGGCAGAAGGCGCTTATGTGATCTCCAAAAAAGATAATATCATCGAAGTGCGTATGAATGAATACGACGGCAAAAAAGCCTGGATGAATATCTTGCCAAAAGCGTCATCACAACTGAGAAAAATTGAGATTTCAGGTTTACCCGTTCCCACGGAAATTCATTTGCGCGGTGGCTCCGTTGTTGCGCAAAAATGGAGCAAAGACTTGAAGGTGAGTTTGACTCAGGGCCGCGTGTCTTCGTTGAATGGCTCCGGCAACTTGCAAGTTTACGTGCAAAAAGGTGACGTGAACGTCGCAGATCATACAGGGAAAGTCAGTGCGGACACTTATGCAGGTAGCATGAGCATTAAGAATGTCCAAGGCGACGTTGATGCCTCTTTGTTCACAGGTCCACTTTCTCTTGAGAAAGTGCATGGCTTTTGCGCAATCACTTCACAAATTGGTCCTGCTAAAATTTTGCAGGGCACAGGAACTTTGCAATTTGAAAATGGCAAAGGTGGTTTGAATATCCAAGGTTTCCAAGGACGCGTGGATGGTCAAAATCAAGAAGGTTCTGTCACAGTGCAAATGGCGATGGATTCTGAAGTCGATATCAAATCCAAAGCAGGTCGCGTGCAAGTTCAAGCACCTGCGGGCTCGGGAGCGAGCGTCAATCTGCTTACAATCGAAGGTGATATTTTTGTTCCTAACGAACTTCGTGTGAACAAATTAAGCTCTGAGAAAAGCGTGCGTGGTCGTTTGCGCGGTGAAGGTCAACGCGGAAGTATTTTTGTGCGCAGTCAAGACGGCGCAATTATCGTAAAATGA
- a CDS encoding thiolase family protein, giving the protein MENVVIVSSVRTPVASFQGAFGSVPAPKLGAAAIKEALNRAQVSPNEVDEVIMGEVLTAGVGQAPARQAALYAGLSNNTPAMTINKVCGSGLKAVMLAADNIQLGNTKIAIAGGQENMTLAPHLLENSRSGYRMGPTQMTDSMIKDGLWDPYNNFHMGNAAEICVKEHNFTREEQDAFAVDSYKKAQKAWADGAFKNEIVAVTVEGRKGAVTVDKDEEPFNTNFDKIPGLKPAFDKAGTITAANASKINDGGAAHVLMSESEAKKRGLKPLAKIVAHGTFAHEPKYFTTAPVGAIKKALSKAGLNVGDIDLWEINEAFAVVTQVAMKELEIPAAKVNVHGGAVAIGHPIGASGARILTTLVHALHTHNKRYGLATLCIGGGEAVALIIEKA; this is encoded by the coding sequence ATGGAAAATGTAGTGATTGTCAGCAGCGTAAGAACCCCAGTGGCTTCTTTCCAAGGCGCGTTCGGATCTGTACCTGCACCAAAGCTCGGTGCAGCAGCTATCAAAGAGGCGCTAAATCGTGCGCAAGTTTCTCCAAATGAAGTTGATGAAGTGATCATGGGCGAGGTCTTGACTGCAGGTGTTGGTCAAGCTCCAGCTCGTCAAGCGGCGTTGTATGCAGGACTTAGCAACAACACTCCAGCAATGACGATCAATAAAGTTTGTGGTTCTGGTTTGAAAGCCGTCATGCTTGCGGCAGATAACATCCAATTGGGTAATACAAAAATCGCAATCGCTGGCGGTCAAGAGAACATGACTTTGGCTCCGCACTTGCTTGAAAATTCTCGTTCTGGTTACCGCATGGGTCCGACACAAATGACAGACTCTATGATCAAAGACGGTTTGTGGGATCCATACAACAATTTCCACATGGGTAATGCGGCAGAAATCTGCGTGAAAGAACATAACTTCACTCGTGAAGAACAAGATGCTTTCGCAGTTGATTCCTACAAAAAAGCACAAAAAGCTTGGGCTGATGGCGCATTCAAAAATGAAATCGTTGCAGTAACAGTTGAGGGCCGCAAAGGCGCCGTAACTGTTGATAAAGACGAAGAGCCATTCAACACAAACTTCGATAAAATTCCTGGTTTGAAACCAGCTTTCGATAAAGCAGGCACTATCACTGCGGCGAACGCTTCAAAAATCAACGACGGTGGCGCAGCTCACGTGTTGATGTCTGAAAGCGAAGCTAAAAAACGTGGTTTGAAACCACTTGCGAAAATCGTTGCTCACGGCACATTCGCACACGAACCAAAATACTTCACAACAGCTCCAGTCGGCGCGATCAAAAAAGCGTTGTCTAAAGCAGGTTTGAATGTTGGTGATATCGATCTTTGGGAGATCAACGAAGCATTCGCAGTTGTGACTCAAGTTGCAATGAAAGAACTTGAAATCCCTGCAGCAAAAGTAAACGTACACGGTGGTGCGGTTGCGATCGGTCATCCGATCGGTGCTTCTGGTGCGCGTATCTTGACGACTCTTGTGCATGCTCTTCACACTCACAACAAACGCTATGGTCTAGCGACTTTGTGTATCGGTGGTGGTGAAGCAGTCGCTTTGATTATTGAAAAAGCGTAG
- a CDS encoding tail fiber domain-containing protein, with the protein MKHCTSLVFLAILLLMQTSFASPYSLTYQGRILKSNNNPLEYNNVSFLFSIMAPNGSCIIYQEQVDGIDMTNSGGVFDVSIGSGTKSYPVAPSFALPDAFDNSSDITCKGGATYSPVLDDGRLLRVQFHDGVGWQTISPDNVIRNVPYALHSAVAQKLGTNVASDFVKKVEVNGNTTCDSGNFLTWNATTKSFGCSGVSGASGGTVTNISSANSYLSVANGSANATLTLNVGTVANTVAAGNDPRIVNAIQSGSSASGDLSGTYPGPSVIALRGVGISATTPTSGQFFKFNGTNWTPAAIAISDVTNLTTTLSGYQTTSAFNTAVGSANCAAYETPYWNSVAGKFLCQAINVSLAGDVSGTIGAASVDKIKGYDIDLSSAPTNGQVLKYNGTKWVAASDNNGGGTVTSVSASAPLSVTNGTTTPALSISQATTSTNGYLSSADWNTFNSKQAAGNYVTALTGDVTATGPGSAAATVAKLQGSTLTITTPANKDYLKYNGTAFVNSPLAASDLSGTIPAANLPAFTGDVTSSAGSTTLTLAAAGTAGTYYKVTTDSKGRVTSGATSLVAADIPALDWSKITTGKPNSLSGYGINDQLVSNAGGTPSIQTGLDASKPGTPSAGAIYFATDSKVIYQYNSGAWVSIASATGSGGTITGVTAGTGLSGGGTTGSVTLNLANTAVTAGSYTRATITVDAQGRITSAANGAAIDLTSGVTNILPIANGGTGASTALGAINALSPLTTKGDILVRDATNNIRFPVGTNGQVLSADSAQTSGLKWITPTNGTVTNVTGTLPIVVATGTSTPAISVNAATTSAQGVVQVGSGIAVSSGTISADPANFPSLVPIAKGGTAASSITANSLVAANGTGSAYQSFTCGVGQLITFNASGVAGCSTYTTAGVYVNGGNAFGSAATLGTTDSNSLSLMTGNTNRFTLDTSGNATFINGGSTSTTPMVTIQGGAAVTTNIALRLYDAGTGGSNDNYLEFASNNGSGPVATSRIHSMGLGTQSVNGASLYFETASDNAGTWNSNQLVLANSGKVGIGTSSPAAPLDVIGNTGWIRVQQSSPDTNGPAIGFAKSRGTTAAPAQTLKGDRIGALYATGYTSGGAYGTNNGALQFVAAEDFTATGNGTKIDFGVTPVGGTARLSRMTLDSTGFLGLGTSSPTSMLHVESASVVGNQSMVLLKGNQPAGDVDDNSAVSMDFTLTDSNTNAPTNPQARIAAKVGSIHGTAAGEASGQLAFYTSVGDTTNQTFNTNTLVERMRITENGDVGIGTSSPGINNDLMGRTFLTLKGRGTTAPYGSGILQLTSNAVDGVGTNLGNIEWMDLNNNQASQRVGYISMGTSTATANNRGADMAFATRPDAGTGAIERMRINAIGNVAIGTTNNNINGKSSALLVSSSNANGWAISTYIPTTANANQITFNNPNGEVGVINTSGSTTTYSTTSDRRMKTNIADLDAEKNDAIFDKLQPRKWNWKYEQGQPQGEGFIAQELYELIPAAVSKGEGSANSKPGDKDFKMWTVDYSKLTPYLVAEAKYLKKKIVDLTAKVQTLFTTTDQHSREIASLKEQNIVMRKNSEQLRHENEKIKANALHLEQQNQMMKSYLCKKDPSAPFCK; encoded by the coding sequence TGTCGCACCTTCCTTTGCACTGCCCGACGCTTTTGACAACTCCAGCGACATCACTTGTAAAGGCGGCGCGACCTATTCACCCGTCCTTGATGATGGTCGTTTGTTGCGTGTGCAATTTCACGACGGCGTAGGCTGGCAAACTATTTCTCCAGACAACGTCATTCGCAATGTGCCTTACGCACTTCATTCAGCAGTTGCACAAAAACTTGGAACTAATGTCGCTTCTGACTTCGTTAAAAAAGTTGAAGTCAATGGCAACACAACTTGTGATAGTGGCAACTTCTTAACTTGGAATGCGACGACAAAATCATTTGGTTGCTCCGGTGTGTCTGGCGCAAGCGGTGGTACAGTTACGAATATTTCTTCTGCAAATTCTTACCTGAGTGTTGCGAATGGGTCAGCAAATGCAACATTAACCTTAAACGTAGGTACCGTTGCAAATACGGTCGCTGCTGGTAATGATCCACGCATCGTAAACGCCATTCAGTCGGGTTCGTCAGCAAGTGGCGACCTAAGTGGAACTTATCCAGGTCCTTCTGTTATCGCTCTTCGTGGAGTTGGAATTTCAGCAACGACTCCAACGTCAGGACAATTCTTTAAATTCAATGGTACGAACTGGACTCCGGCTGCTATTGCGATAAGTGACGTTACAAACTTAACAACGACGTTATCGGGCTATCAAACAACATCTGCATTTAATACAGCAGTTGGTTCTGCAAATTGTGCTGCTTATGAAACTCCGTATTGGAATTCAGTTGCGGGTAAATTCTTGTGTCAGGCAATCAATGTATCACTAGCTGGTGATGTGAGTGGAACTATCGGTGCTGCATCTGTAGATAAAATTAAAGGCTATGACATTGATTTATCTTCTGCACCAACGAATGGTCAGGTTTTAAAATATAACGGCACAAAATGGGTTGCCGCTAGCGATAACAATGGCGGTGGGACTGTAACTTCAGTTTCTGCTTCAGCACCGTTGTCTGTCACTAACGGTACAACAACTCCCGCACTTTCAATTTCACAAGCGACGACTTCGACGAATGGTTATTTGTCATCTGCAGATTGGAACACTTTTAATTCTAAGCAAGCTGCGGGCAATTATGTCACAGCATTAACTGGTGATGTGACGGCCACAGGTCCTGGTTCTGCGGCTGCAACAGTTGCGAAACTCCAGGGTTCAACTTTAACAATCACGACCCCTGCGAATAAAGATTATCTAAAATACAATGGTACTGCTTTTGTGAATTCACCTTTGGCTGCAAGTGACTTAAGCGGAACTATTCCAGCTGCGAATCTTCCTGCATTTACTGGTGATGTGACTTCTTCTGCTGGCTCAACGACTTTAACATTGGCGGCGGCTGGAACTGCTGGAACTTACTATAAAGTAACGACAGATTCTAAAGGTCGTGTTACTTCGGGTGCTACTTCATTGGTAGCAGCTGATATTCCAGCCCTTGATTGGTCAAAAATCACGACGGGTAAACCGAATTCGTTAAGTGGTTACGGAATTAATGATCAATTGGTCTCTAATGCTGGAGGCACACCATCAATTCAAACAGGTCTTGATGCTTCAAAACCAGGAACACCTTCTGCGGGTGCAATTTACTTCGCCACAGATTCAAAAGTTATTTATCAATACAACTCTGGTGCGTGGGTATCAATTGCTTCGGCAACTGGTTCTGGTGGTACGATTACAGGCGTGACGGCTGGTACGGGTTTGTCTGGTGGTGGTACAACTGGCAGTGTAACACTGAATCTTGCAAACACTGCGGTAACTGCGGGTTCATATACTCGTGCAACTATTACGGTTGATGCTCAAGGTAGAATTACCTCCGCAGCAAATGGTGCAGCGATTGATTTAACTTCTGGAGTTACAAACATTTTACCAATCGCGAATGGCGGTACTGGCGCTTCAACAGCGTTAGGTGCGATAAACGCTTTATCTCCTTTAACTACTAAAGGTGATATCTTAGTTCGCGATGCCACGAACAACATTCGTTTCCCTGTAGGTACGAACGGTCAGGTATTATCTGCTGATTCTGCGCAAACGAGTGGTTTGAAATGGATTACTCCTACAAATGGCACGGTAACGAATGTCACTGGCACTTTACCGATCGTTGTGGCAACCGGAACTTCAACTCCAGCAATCAGTGTGAATGCTGCAACAACATCCGCTCAAGGTGTGGTGCAAGTAGGTTCTGGTATCGCTGTTTCTTCGGGAACGATCTCCGCTGATCCAGCAAACTTCCCTTCTCTTGTTCCAATTGCTAAAGGTGGTACAGCTGCATCCTCAATCACTGCAAATAGCCTAGTTGCCGCAAACGGAACTGGCAGTGCTTATCAATCATTCACTTGCGGTGTTGGACAATTAATTACATTCAATGCCAGCGGCGTTGCGGGTTGTTCGACTTATACGACTGCGGGTGTTTACGTCAATGGCGGCAATGCTTTCGGCTCTGCCGCAACTTTAGGAACAACAGATAGCAATTCGCTGTCACTGATGACTGGCAACACGAATCGTTTCACCTTAGATACTTCAGGCAATGCGACTTTCATTAATGGTGGCTCGACATCAACGACACCAATGGTGACCATCCAAGGTGGCGCTGCGGTTACCACAAACATTGCCTTGCGCTTATATGACGCTGGTACTGGTGGTAGTAACGACAACTACCTTGAATTCGCATCAAACAATGGCTCGGGTCCTGTGGCTACATCACGCATTCACTCGATGGGACTTGGAACTCAATCAGTAAATGGTGCCTCTTTGTATTTTGAAACGGCCAGCGACAACGCCGGCACATGGAATTCAAATCAATTAGTTTTAGCAAACAGCGGCAAGGTGGGTATCGGAACTAGTTCGCCTGCTGCGCCCCTTGATGTCATCGGCAATACTGGTTGGATCCGTGTTCAACAATCAAGTCCCGATACAAACGGGCCTGCAATTGGTTTTGCTAAATCTCGAGGTACGACAGCCGCACCAGCGCAAACGCTCAAAGGTGACCGTATCGGTGCGTTGTATGCGACTGGTTATACTTCTGGTGGCGCCTACGGCACCAACAACGGGGCACTGCAATTCGTAGCAGCAGAAGATTTCACAGCCACAGGCAACGGAACAAAAATTGATTTTGGCGTCACTCCAGTTGGTGGAACGGCTCGCCTTTCACGCATGACTTTAGATAGCACAGGCTTCTTAGGCCTTGGCACTTCTTCACCAACAAGTATGCTTCATGTAGAATCAGCAAGTGTTGTCGGCAATCAATCGATGGTACTCTTAAAAGGCAACCAACCAGCGGGTGACGTTGATGACAATTCTGCTGTCAGCATGGATTTCACTTTAACGGATTCAAATACGAACGCTCCAACAAACCCACAAGCGCGCATCGCTGCAAAAGTAGGTTCGATTCATGGAACTGCAGCTGGTGAAGCTTCGGGACAATTGGCGTTCTATACATCCGTAGGCGACACGACCAACCAAACTTTCAATACCAACACCCTTGTTGAACGCATGCGTATCACTGAAAACGGTGACGTTGGAATCGGCACATCAAGTCCTGGCATTAACAACGATTTAATGGGTCGTACTTTCCTAACACTTAAAGGAAGAGGCACAACCGCACCGTACGGTTCAGGTATCTTGCAATTAACTTCGAATGCAGTTGATGGCGTGGGAACTAATCTGGGTAATATTGAATGGATGGATCTAAATAATAATCAGGCCAGCCAACGTGTTGGTTATATCAGCATGGGCACATCAACTGCGACGGCAAACAACCGCGGCGCTGACATGGCGTTCGCAACAAGACCAGACGCTGGCACTGGTGCCATTGAGCGCATGAGAATCAACGCTATCGGTAACGTCGCCATCGGTACAACTAATAATAATATCAATGGTAAATCATCAGCTCTACTAGTCAGCAGTTCCAACGCGAATGGCTGGGCCATCTCAACTTATATTCCGACGACAGCAAATGCCAACCAAATTACATTCAACAATCCAAATGGCGAAGTGGGTGTGATTAACACATCCGGCTCAACGACAACATACAGCACGACATCAGACCGTCGCATGAAAACCAACATCGCAGACCTCGATGCCGAGAAAAACGATGCGATCTTCGACAAACTCCAACCACGCAAATGGAACTGGAAATACGAACAAGGCCAACCGCAAGGCGAAGGATTTATCGCTCAAGAACTTTATGAGTTGATCCCAGCAGCTGTCAGCAAAGGCGAAGGCTCAGCCAATAGCAAACCTGGCGACAAAGATTTTAAAATGTGGACCGTCGACTATAGTAAGCTCACGCCTTATCTTGTCGCGGAAGCAAAATATTTGAAAAAGAAAATTGTAGATCTAACTGCAAAAGTGCAAACATTGTTCACAACAACTGACCAACACTCCCGCGAAATCGCGTCACTTAAAGAGCAAAATATTGTGATGAGAAAAAACTCAGAACAATTACGTCACGAGAACGAAAAAATAAAAGCCAACGCACTTCACTTGGAACAACAAAACCAAATGATGAAGTCCTACCTATGCAAAAAAGACCCAAGCGCCCCATTCTGCAAATAA